A region of Alteromonadaceae bacterium 2753L.S.0a.02 DNA encodes the following proteins:
- a CDS encoding UDP-N-acetylglucosamine 4,6-dehydratase, with product MFSNKSILITGGTGSFGKKYTRTLLQRYKPKRLIIYSRDELKQSEMQQEYNHKCMRYFIGDVRDKERLIQAMNGVDYVIHAAAMKQVPAAEYNPTECIKTNIYGAENVIAAAIQNQVEKVIALSTDKAANPINLYGATKLASDKLFVAANNMVGQRKTRFSCVRYGNVVGSRGSVVPFFKKLLSDGAKEIPITHEDMTRFWITLQQGVDFVLKNFERMKGGEIFVPKIPSVHIIDLAKAYAPGKKIKIVGIRPGEKIHEIMCPADDSHLTLEFEDHYVLCPSIKFYNGDCDYRTNGLGEQGAPVAMGFEYNSGNNPHFLDISQIRDFEKFAAA from the coding sequence ATGTTTAGTAACAAATCCATTCTTATTACTGGCGGCACCGGTTCATTCGGTAAAAAATATACTCGCACTCTGTTGCAACGCTACAAACCCAAGCGATTGATCATTTATTCCCGCGATGAACTGAAGCAATCGGAAATGCAGCAGGAGTATAACCATAAGTGCATGCGTTACTTTATCGGAGATGTACGTGATAAAGAACGTCTCATCCAGGCAATGAATGGCGTTGACTATGTGATTCATGCAGCAGCCATGAAGCAGGTACCCGCCGCCGAATACAACCCTACTGAATGTATTAAAACCAATATATACGGGGCTGAAAATGTAATTGCTGCAGCGATACAAAATCAGGTAGAAAAAGTCATCGCCCTATCAACTGACAAGGCCGCGAACCCCATAAACCTCTATGGCGCAACCAAACTTGCCTCAGACAAACTTTTCGTCGCCGCCAATAACATGGTAGGACAACGGAAAACCCGGTTTTCCTGCGTACGCTACGGCAATGTGGTTGGCTCACGTGGGTCTGTAGTGCCTTTTTTTAAAAAATTACTGTCTGACGGCGCTAAAGAAATTCCGATTACTCATGAGGATATGACGCGCTTTTGGATAACTCTCCAACAAGGTGTGGATTTCGTTCTGAAAAATTTCGAACGCATGAAGGGAGGAGAAATATTTGTACCTAAAATTCCTTCGGTGCATATCATCGATTTGGCGAAAGCCTATGCGCCAGGAAAAAAGATAAAAATTGTCGGTATTCGACCAGGCGAAAAAATTCACGAAATCATGTGCCCAGCAGATGATTCGCATTTAACGTTGGAATTTGAAGATCACTATGTGCTTTGCCCATCTATCAAATTCTATAACGGCGATTGCGACTATCGCACCAACGGCCTGGGAGAGCAAGGCGCTCCGGTTGCTATGGGCTTTGAATACAACTCAGGCAACAATCCCCATTTTCTCGACATTAGCCAGATTCGTGACTTCGAAAAATTTGCAGCGGCCTAG
- a CDS encoding flagellin gives MPLVVNSNIPSLNAQRQLLQSGAELDKASERLASGKRINSAADDAAGLAISNRQSSQIRGLDQAVRNANDGISLIQTAEGALDESTNILQRMRELAIQSSNGIYSDTDRSTLDAEVQQLKAELDRIADTTAFNGQNILDGSLGDVDLQVGSEANQTITFGIQGFNSSSLGGSGGDLIGEALTGGTAALTALDGDDISVNDVTITSLTAASTLNEILTSINSDLEGKGAEVDALVSVEAAAAGDGALIAGTDTMQIEVVDGDGNTQTFILSDTANMDELIDKINSDTTVSASLSDDGKLILAQEGVVSIEVTGNTAAARDASGFSTGSTRGSDGFVNNFSLVFNDTSADGSGVKIETLTGATTSEVQALGINFNDDDGNTLGNALTTNATNDINEGDLIINGVEIGAIDAGTDTAGTITNTIEAINKLSSETGVIAFEAGDGSNDKIGLRSTSGDVVAVEYGSNATDADVLALTGLQEQNAAQGAGSVASVSVGTVAGAQSAIDVIDKALEQINDTRSQLGAVSNRLDFTVSNLSNISEKTSAARSRIVDADFASETAKLSRAQVLQQASQAMLAQANARPQQVLSLLQ, from the coding sequence ATGCCTTTAGTGGTCAACAGCAACATTCCATCACTGAATGCCCAACGCCAATTGCTTCAGTCCGGCGCCGAACTGGACAAAGCAAGTGAACGTCTGGCTTCAGGTAAGCGCATTAACTCAGCTGCAGATGACGCGGCGGGTCTTGCGATTTCAAACCGTCAATCATCACAGATTCGAGGCCTCGATCAGGCTGTTCGAAACGCTAACGACGGTATCTCTCTGATTCAAACCGCAGAAGGGGCTCTCGATGAGAGTACCAACATTCTGCAGCGTATGCGTGAATTGGCTATCCAGTCTTCGAACGGTATTTATTCTGATACCGACCGATCAACTCTGGATGCGGAAGTTCAACAGTTGAAAGCGGAACTGGATCGAATCGCAGACACCACTGCATTTAACGGCCAAAATATTCTCGATGGCTCATTGGGTGATGTGGATCTGCAAGTGGGTTCAGAAGCCAATCAAACCATTACTTTTGGTATTCAAGGTTTCAATTCTTCCAGCCTGGGTGGCTCTGGTGGTGATTTGATCGGTGAAGCATTGACCGGTGGTACCGCTGCACTGACAGCTTTGGATGGTGACGACATTAGCGTAAACGATGTGACAATTACCTCTCTGACAGCAGCCAGCACCTTGAATGAAATCTTAACCTCTATCAATTCCGACCTGGAAGGCAAAGGCGCTGAAGTTGACGCGCTGGTTTCTGTCGAAGCCGCAGCTGCTGGTGATGGGGCTTTGATTGCCGGTACCGATACCATGCAGATTGAAGTGGTCGATGGCGATGGTAACACCCAAACTTTCATCCTGTCTGATACTGCGAACATGGATGAGCTGATTGACAAGATCAATTCAGATACCACCGTTAGTGCTTCGCTTTCTGACGATGGTAAGTTGATTCTTGCTCAAGAAGGTGTGGTCTCTATCGAAGTAACGGGTAATACTGCGGCTGCTCGCGATGCGTCTGGTTTCAGCACTGGTTCAACTCGTGGTAGCGACGGATTCGTTAATAACTTCTCATTAGTATTCAACGATACCAGTGCCGATGGTAGCGGTGTGAAGATTGAAACCCTCACCGGTGCAACCACGTCTGAAGTACAGGCTTTGGGTATTAACTTCAACGATGACGACGGTAACACCCTGGGTAATGCCTTAACCACTAACGCCACCAACGACATCAACGAAGGTGACCTTATCATTAACGGCGTTGAAATCGGTGCGATTGACGCGGGTACCGACACCGCGGGAACCATAACCAACACAATCGAAGCCATTAACAAGTTGAGTTCTGAAACTGGTGTAATTGCATTCGAAGCGGGCGATGGCAGCAACGACAAGATCGGCTTACGCAGCACCAGTGGTGATGTGGTTGCGGTTGAGTACGGTTCCAACGCTACCGACGCTGATGTGCTCGCCTTAACCGGTTTACAGGAACAGAACGCGGCACAAGGTGCAGGTTCAGTGGCTTCTGTATCCGTTGGTACGGTAGCAGGTGCACAGAGTGCGATTGATGTGATCGATAAGGCGCTCGAACAGATTAACGATACCCGATCACAGCTCGGTGCGGTAAGTAACCGTCTCGACTTTACGGTATCTAACCTGTCGAACATTTCAGAAAAAACTTCAGCAGCCCGTTCACGAATTGTGGATGCCGACTTTGCTTCTGAAACGGCCAAGTTGAGTCGTGCTCAGGTTCTGCAACAAGCCTCGCAAGCCATGCTTGCTCAGGCGAATGCCAGACCTCAGCAAGTACTTTCACTCTTACAGTAA
- a CDS encoding flagellar protein FlaG translates to MIEVRNSAPASQLAAVPASSKGAAEAREAGGNKLPASAENVQNNSVENASDAASQASQKSGEHLRDAVASINAHVQSIQRDLQFTVDEELERTVIKVVDGDSGELIRQIPEEVFLELARKLKEDGELRLMNALG, encoded by the coding sequence ATGATTGAAGTTAGAAATTCAGCACCGGCCAGCCAGTTAGCGGCCGTGCCTGCTTCATCAAAGGGGGCTGCTGAGGCTCGAGAAGCTGGCGGCAACAAGTTGCCGGCATCTGCCGAAAATGTGCAAAACAATTCCGTTGAAAATGCCAGTGATGCGGCGTCACAAGCGTCGCAAAAATCTGGCGAGCATCTTCGCGATGCGGTGGCATCTATCAATGCCCATGTTCAATCAATTCAACGGGATTTGCAGTTTACGGTGGATGAAGAACTTGAGCGAACCGTAATTAAAGTGGTCGATGGCGACTCTGGTGAGTTGATTCGACAAATTCCAGAAGAGGTATTCCTGGAATTGGCACGTAAGTTGAAGGAAGACGGAGAGTTACGGTTAATGAATGCGCTTGGTTAA
- a CDS encoding flagellar hook-associated protein 2, with amino-acid sequence MIDNNIIQSLGAGSGIDTNSLTKQLTQIERAAPQNRIDTKREKAETQISDFGLISSALATLQDAAKELTDPEGMFSKTASFTESNALVPTELGTEVQPGSYNFTVEDIASSQSLTSTSFSSKSDAVGEGVLTFRFGSASVDGAGAMLTTNGFDQDLEAEEVQITIDSSNNTLEGLRDAINDADFGVQASIVNDGQNGYVLQITAESGVNNQLEISVAEAGGSPTDNDDSGLSRFTFNETASQLIQKQAGADAHLTLNGLDIYRESNSIDDIVEGLKMDVLQAAPGETVTITVSEDKAYAEQKIRDFVEAYNLFLEAIEPAVGTTEQENEDGDTVQVTGSLATDALAKSMLSQVKSVIASAIPGLSDSNFTSLGAIGIRTELDGSISINEKTFSSAIEDNFEDVQKLFAPNTATSDNGIYINSYNDNTLAGEYDVVVTTQPSKGSYQGNALGGITAFPNFDSTGQLYEFTIQVDGYTSSTLTLADDVYASQDDVAEALQTLINADSTLSAKGASVTVEYDSDNNRFDITSNKYGASSNVSITAASTNLVDDFGLLVQTGTAGTTAAGTINGVSAFGSGNVLLPALGQPGEGLALVIGESATSATVNFSRGFAGEMEALIDEFLGSNGLIAARETNLEDSLDKLDDEQESLDRRMSAYEERLINQFISMERILSSLNTSGGFIENLIDSLPFTAKRD; translated from the coding sequence ATGATCGACAACAATATTATCCAGTCGCTGGGTGCGGGTTCAGGAATTGACACTAACAGTCTCACCAAGCAGCTCACACAAATTGAACGAGCTGCGCCGCAAAACAGAATTGATACAAAACGTGAAAAAGCCGAAACCCAGATTTCAGATTTTGGCTTGATTAGCAGCGCGCTTGCCACCCTTCAAGATGCCGCAAAAGAATTGACTGATCCAGAAGGTATGTTCAGTAAAACGGCATCGTTTACCGAAAGCAATGCTTTGGTACCCACCGAGCTTGGCACCGAGGTGCAGCCGGGTAGCTACAACTTTACCGTAGAAGATATTGCCAGCTCGCAATCTTTAACCTCCACCAGTTTCAGCTCAAAAAGTGACGCGGTTGGCGAAGGCGTTCTCACCTTCCGATTTGGTTCGGCCTCTGTGGATGGCGCGGGGGCAATGCTGACCACAAATGGGTTTGACCAGGATCTCGAAGCTGAAGAGGTTCAGATTACCATTGACAGCTCTAATAACACCCTGGAAGGTTTACGGGATGCCATTAACGATGCCGATTTCGGCGTGCAGGCCAGTATCGTTAATGATGGCCAGAATGGTTATGTGCTGCAAATTACCGCTGAATCCGGAGTTAATAATCAGCTGGAAATATCAGTCGCTGAGGCTGGTGGTTCGCCTACTGACAATGACGATAGTGGCCTATCACGATTCACTTTCAACGAAACCGCATCGCAACTCATTCAAAAACAGGCTGGGGCTGATGCGCACCTCACCCTGAATGGTCTTGATATTTACCGGGAATCCAACAGCATTGACGATATTGTTGAAGGTTTGAAAATGGATGTTCTCCAGGCAGCGCCTGGCGAAACTGTGACGATTACGGTTTCAGAAGACAAAGCATACGCCGAGCAAAAAATTCGCGATTTTGTAGAAGCTTACAATTTGTTTTTAGAAGCTATAGAACCGGCTGTAGGAACTACTGAACAGGAAAATGAAGACGGCGATACCGTTCAGGTTACCGGCTCTCTAGCCACCGATGCCCTAGCTAAATCTATGCTTTCGCAAGTTAAATCGGTCATCGCCAGCGCAATTCCGGGGTTGAGTGATTCCAACTTTACCTCCTTGGGCGCGATTGGTATTCGCACGGAGTTGGACGGCTCAATCAGTATTAACGAAAAAACTTTTTCCAGTGCAATTGAAGATAATTTTGAAGATGTTCAAAAACTTTTTGCCCCTAATACCGCGACCAGTGACAACGGTATTTACATTAACAGTTACAACGATAACACCCTAGCCGGTGAGTACGACGTGGTGGTTACCACTCAGCCGAGTAAAGGCAGTTATCAGGGCAATGCGTTAGGCGGTATAACGGCGTTCCCAAATTTTGACAGCACGGGTCAACTGTACGAATTTACCATTCAGGTGGATGGCTACACATCCAGCACGCTTACGCTGGCTGACGATGTATATGCTTCTCAAGACGACGTTGCGGAGGCCTTGCAAACCTTAATTAATGCCGATTCCACGCTCTCTGCGAAAGGGGCTTCGGTTACCGTAGAATATGACAGCGATAATAATCGGTTTGATATCACCTCAAATAAATATGGCGCGAGTTCTAACGTGTCTATTACCGCTGCCAGCACAAATTTGGTGGATGATTTTGGTTTGTTGGTACAAACAGGCACGGCCGGAACTACCGCTGCTGGGACCATCAACGGTGTATCGGCGTTTGGCTCCGGCAATGTGTTGTTACCGGCGCTGGGCCAACCTGGCGAAGGTCTGGCATTGGTGATTGGAGAATCTGCCACGTCGGCAACTGTAAACTTTTCCCGTGGTTTTGCTGGTGAGATGGAAGCGCTCATTGATGAGTTTTTGGGCAGTAACGGTTTGATTGCAGCGCGGGAAACGAATCTTGAAGATTCCCTTGATAAACTCGACGACGAACAGGAATCTCTCGATCGCCGCATGAGCGCGTATGAAGAGCGACTGATTAATCAATTCATTTCAATGGAGCGCATTCTTTCCAGCTTGAATACATCCGGTGGGTTCATCGAAAACCTGATAGATTCATTGCCCTTTACTGCAAAACGCGATTAA
- a CDS encoding flagellar protein FliS — protein sequence MNSQFAVDSYAKVHRHANVEVASPHKLIDMLYEGALERITQAKGAIQYKNIELRGKKINSAIEIIGGLRMNLDHEKGGEISQNLDALYVYIQNILSKAHRNGDVELLDEAYTLVADMRDAWQQIA from the coding sequence GTGAACTCGCAATTTGCAGTAGATTCCTACGCTAAAGTCCATCGCCATGCTAACGTCGAAGTTGCATCACCCCATAAACTTATCGACATGTTATACGAAGGTGCGCTGGAAAGAATTACCCAGGCCAAAGGTGCCATTCAATATAAAAATATTGAACTACGCGGCAAAAAAATTAACTCTGCTATCGAAATTATCGGCGGTTTGCGCATGAACCTCGACCACGAAAAAGGTGGCGAAATCTCACAAAACCTCGATGCGCTCTATGTTTATATCCAAAATATCCTCTCCAAAGCACATCGCAATGGTGATGTTGAATTGCTAGACGAAGCCTATACGCTGGTGGCAGATATGAGGGATGCCTGGCAGCAAATAGCCTAA
- a CDS encoding flagellar protein FliS: MSVAPTNAAHIMEKNANEMTAHQVISLLLTGALERVSQAKACVRDGNEQDKIVLMKKIIGIINGLRQSLNMDAGGDIAVNLDKLYSYMTERLQGCKETEEMLVLSEVGKLIKNVQEGWEAIAPL, from the coding sequence ATGTCTGTGGCCCCGACCAATGCTGCTCACATCATGGAAAAAAACGCCAATGAGATGACAGCGCATCAGGTAATTTCGTTGTTGCTCACCGGCGCACTGGAGCGTGTTTCACAGGCGAAGGCGTGTGTGCGTGATGGTAATGAGCAGGATAAAATTGTTCTTATGAAAAAAATTATCGGCATTATTAACGGCTTGCGACAAAGCCTGAATATGGATGCTGGTGGCGATATCGCTGTCAACCTAGACAAGCTCTACAGCTACATGACAGAGCGCTTGCAAGGCTGCAAGGAAACGGAAGAGATGTTGGTGTTGAGTGAAGTGGGCAAGCTCATCAAAAACGTTCAGGAAGGCTGGGAGGCAATTGCGCCTCTCTAA
- a CDS encoding sigma-54 specific flagellar transcriptional regulator A, giving the protein MLNEQEILLIEDDATIRRDFQVIFDFIGEPLETLSFDEFIQKRVNNTRAAGMVVLGQSKKMPALQQILSELQQSCDYSPVVLLGDHETPDDNWDPYLKHMVIDHITVPVCYNTLTNVIHRAQRYNEARRLAAGDEKRPVHLFRSLVGTSRQIQAVRSMMSQVADKDVTVLIEGESGTGKEVVARNLHYHSSRRDKPFVPVNCGAIPAELLESELFGHEKGAFTGAINARAGRFELAEGGTLFLDEIGDMPLHMQVKILRVLQEKTFERVGGNRTFNTNVRIIAATHRNLEQMIETGKFREDLYYRLNVFPIEMPSLRERAEDIPLLIQELISRLESEKRGSVRFNSAAVMSLCNHPWQGNVRELANLVERMAIMKPYGIVGVQDLPQKYRHGDVPDVDSFEPIVEEARKPTVVAEGDIALLPESGIDLKEYIAGLEQSLIQQALDNTGGVVARAAEQLAIRRTTLVEKMRKYGLQRG; this is encoded by the coding sequence ATGCTAAATGAACAAGAAATATTGTTGATCGAAGATGACGCCACTATCCGTCGCGATTTTCAGGTAATTTTCGATTTTATCGGCGAGCCTTTAGAAACGTTAAGCTTCGATGAATTCATACAGAAGCGCGTCAATAATACGCGCGCAGCTGGTATGGTTGTGTTGGGGCAATCCAAAAAAATGCCGGCTCTGCAACAAATTCTCAGTGAGTTGCAACAAAGCTGCGATTACTCGCCAGTGGTACTTTTAGGTGACCACGAGACTCCCGACGATAACTGGGATCCGTACTTAAAGCACATGGTGATAGATCACATAACGGTTCCGGTATGCTACAACACGCTGACCAATGTGATTCACCGAGCGCAACGTTACAACGAAGCGCGTCGCCTTGCCGCAGGTGATGAAAAACGTCCGGTGCATTTATTTCGCAGTTTAGTGGGAACCAGCCGACAGATTCAGGCGGTTCGCTCGATGATGTCTCAAGTGGCCGATAAAGACGTTACAGTTTTAATCGAAGGCGAATCCGGCACAGGTAAAGAAGTGGTTGCACGGAATTTACACTACCATTCATCCCGTCGCGACAAGCCTTTCGTGCCCGTTAACTGTGGTGCAATACCCGCAGAACTTTTGGAAAGCGAATTATTTGGCCATGAAAAAGGCGCGTTTACCGGGGCGATAAATGCCCGTGCTGGTCGTTTCGAGCTGGCGGAGGGTGGAACTTTATTTCTCGACGAAATCGGCGATATGCCGCTTCATATGCAGGTAAAAATCTTGCGGGTTCTACAGGAAAAAACCTTTGAGCGAGTCGGGGGCAATCGTACCTTTAATACCAACGTACGTATTATTGCAGCAACGCACCGCAATCTCGAACAAATGATTGAGACCGGTAAATTTCGAGAAGATTTGTACTACCGTTTAAATGTATTTCCGATAGAAATGCCCTCATTGCGTGAGCGAGCCGAAGATATTCCCTTGTTAATTCAAGAATTAATTTCACGACTGGAAAGTGAAAAACGCGGTTCAGTGCGTTTCAACAGCGCTGCAGTCATGTCGTTGTGCAATCACCCCTGGCAGGGTAATGTGCGGGAGCTTGCCAACCTCGTAGAGCGTATGGCTATTATGAAACCTTATGGAATCGTCGGTGTGCAGGATTTACCTCAGAAATATCGCCATGGCGATGTGCCGGACGTCGATTCGTTTGAGCCTATTGTGGAAGAGGCCCGTAAACCAACCGTAGTTGCCGAAGGAGATATTGCCCTTCTTCCCGAAAGCGGTATCGATTTAAAAGAATATATTGCTGGGTTGGAACAGAGCCTGATTCAGCAGGCGCTTGATAACACCGGTGGTGTGGTGGCTCGCGCAGCGGAACAGCTAGCAATTCGGCGCACAACGCTCGTTGAAAAAATGCGCAAATACGGGCTGCAGCGCGGTTAA